The Flavobacterium psychrophilum genome includes a region encoding these proteins:
- a CDS encoding TonB-dependent receptor has protein sequence MNNAFSKPFPLAYRILLFGLLLSSNFLRAQSGTVSVDFKNASPKEIIENLESRTPYKFVYQNDTDLDSPRVTLKKDNVSIDDVLKELQAITSFNFRRNENNIAVNKKSAPKKMGKIIGKAVDNTGLSLPGATIRLIETGLATISDSEGNYSFAVESGTYTVEASYMSFQTQRITGVKVSGNDPTTLNIALKEDAQALDEVVITQTFQKATASVEGMLSQQRKAAQFSDGISAEQIAKTPDNEVGSTLKRITGVTTVDDKYVVVRSMGERWNQAVMDGINLPSTDAYQQHFSFDIIPTALVESVVVSKTATPDMNANFAGGYIEVKTKDIPREDFTNFTISTSYNSRSTFKDQITKQRGKNDYFGFDDGTRDFPKGLKALDVPNTEAESVPFLEQSKAFTEDNFTNHRTYTPMNSAYQFAMGRAFDLKDNSRWGFVAALNLRNTQSTQEIDHTERGTNMRNTLFFPAGTNYQDGGGGTYQYNDFRQYGFKNSGAQYTYNTTLGGMFNAGIQLGSNHRLSLRNTYLHIYENQLTQVTGWNYYNNSVSEILNGQVPPQTQTTNYPVFQDFNQNKIEGNHRFGTIAINWFGAYSHTSKDTKDATFMNASRTRLGEDELLYYAISNSANDIRRENYWNKEDDLNWGANFNWNFNVGIVKNDIKAGYFGSIKKAENMQERAALRIVGENGGSGGTANVFTPISEIVNGSNYRWGGFGWEKFAFYGNKYEGKVDMHAPFLMFDHKFGSVVRFVWGLRAESYVYKQLSSQAQDLGAIETKELDDKKWQYMPSASLTISPVSDLNIRFGYNKSVMRPQFSERLDIPYFDPVRSGVVLANWSGVVSSVSNNYDFKVEWFPTAGELLSVGVYHKDMDKPIEAINQISGDGGSRFIYNMNSHNANLSGLEFEIRKNLTFLGDGKALENIYLSGNATFNDTKVTSYVNADGTGGTYKADRPLYGQTNYAYNLGIDYTGDRFGFSARHNASGDQYLLVGFDYDAEEIRMPFSTTDAQVNWKFFKDKNLDIKFSVRNIFDSVYETYNNANSYRGELKEGYQYGDNPRDRYTLTQGAGKKYDERIDRVMFRSWVGRTMMLSINYSF, from the coding sequence ATGAACAATGCTTTTTCAAAGCCATTTCCTTTAGCTTACCGGATTTTGCTTTTCGGATTATTACTCTCTTCAAATTTCCTGCGTGCGCAATCTGGTACTGTATCGGTAGATTTTAAAAATGCTTCCCCAAAAGAAATTATTGAGAATCTGGAGTCAAGGACTCCTTATAAATTTGTATACCAGAATGATACTGATCTTGATTCACCACGTGTTACACTGAAAAAAGACAATGTATCTATAGATGATGTTTTAAAAGAATTACAGGCAATAACAAGTTTTAATTTCAGAAGAAATGAGAATAATATTGCTGTTAATAAAAAATCTGCTCCTAAAAAGATGGGAAAGATTATAGGAAAGGCGGTTGATAATACTGGTCTTTCCTTACCCGGAGCGACTATTAGGCTTATTGAAACCGGCCTGGCTACCATTTCAGATAGCGAAGGTAATTATTCGTTTGCTGTTGAATCAGGTACCTACACTGTTGAGGCAAGTTACATGTCGTTTCAGACACAGCGGATTACAGGTGTAAAGGTATCGGGAAATGATCCTACAACATTAAATATTGCGCTTAAGGAAGATGCACAGGCCCTTGATGAAGTTGTAATTACTCAAACTTTCCAAAAAGCAACGGCTTCGGTTGAAGGCATGCTATCACAGCAAAGGAAAGCCGCTCAGTTCTCTGACGGTATATCTGCCGAGCAGATTGCGAAGACACCGGATAACGAAGTTGGAAGTACTTTGAAAAGAATTACGGGTGTAACCACGGTTGATGATAAGTATGTCGTGGTTCGCTCTATGGGAGAGCGTTGGAACCAGGCAGTAATGGATGGTATTAATCTACCGAGTACAGATGCATACCAACAGCACTTTTCATTTGATATAATTCCAACTGCTTTAGTAGAAAGTGTTGTGGTAAGTAAAACAGCTACTCCCGATATGAACGCTAATTTTGCAGGTGGCTATATCGAGGTAAAAACCAAAGACATTCCCCGTGAAGATTTTACAAATTTCACAATATCAACGTCTTATAACAGCCGAAGTACCTTTAAAGACCAGATTACCAAACAGAGGGGGAAAAATGATTATTTTGGTTTTGATGACGGTACAAGGGATTTTCCGAAAGGTTTAAAGGCTTTGGACGTGCCGAATACAGAAGCTGAGTCCGTGCCTTTTCTGGAACAGTCGAAAGCTTTTACAGAGGACAATTTTACCAACCACCGCACGTATACCCCTATGAATTCTGCTTATCAGTTTGCGATGGGTCGTGCATTCGATTTAAAAGACAACAGTCGTTGGGGTTTTGTTGCTGCCCTCAACCTGAGAAATACTCAAAGTACCCAGGAAATAGATCACACAGAAAGAGGTACAAATATGCGTAATACGTTATTTTTTCCTGCTGGTACCAATTATCAGGATGGTGGAGGAGGAACTTATCAGTATAACGATTTTAGGCAGTATGGTTTTAAAAATTCAGGTGCTCAGTATACTTACAATACTACTCTTGGAGGAATGTTTAATGCCGGTATACAATTAGGAAGTAATCACAGGTTAAGCCTTCGAAATACCTATCTGCATATTTATGAAAATCAACTTACACAGGTTACAGGCTGGAATTATTACAACAATTCAGTCTCGGAAATTTTAAATGGGCAAGTACCTCCCCAAACACAAACTACCAATTACCCTGTTTTTCAGGATTTTAACCAGAACAAAATTGAAGGCAACCATCGTTTTGGTACTATTGCTATCAATTGGTTTGGAGCCTATTCCCATACTTCAAAAGATACTAAGGATGCCACGTTCATGAATGCATCCAGAACTAGGCTTGGTGAAGACGAACTACTTTATTATGCAATCTCTAATAGTGCCAATGATATCCGAAGAGAAAACTATTGGAATAAAGAAGATGACTTAAACTGGGGTGCTAATTTCAACTGGAATTTTAATGTGGGGATAGTAAAAAATGATATTAAAGCCGGCTATTTTGGTAGTATAAAGAAAGCTGAGAACATGCAGGAAAGAGCGGCATTAAGAATTGTAGGTGAAAATGGCGGTAGTGGTGGCACCGCTAATGTTTTCACACCAATTTCAGAAATAGTAAATGGCTCTAATTATCGTTGGGGTGGATTTGGTTGGGAGAAGTTCGCATTTTATGGTAATAAGTATGAAGGAAAAGTAGATATGCATGCTCCTTTTCTAATGTTTGATCATAAATTCGGAAGTGTCGTTCGTTTTGTTTGGGGATTAAGGGCAGAAAGTTATGTATATAAACAATTGTCATCTCAGGCGCAGGATTTAGGAGCCATTGAGACTAAAGAGTTGGATGATAAAAAATGGCAATATATGCCATCTGCAAGTCTTACCATAAGCCCTGTCTCTGACTTAAACATTCGTTTTGGATATAATAAGTCAGTCATGCGTCCCCAATTTTCAGAGCGGCTTGATATCCCATATTTTGATCCGGTACGAAGTGGAGTTGTCTTAGCCAACTGGTCAGGCGTTGTTTCATCTGTTTCTAATAATTACGATTTTAAAGTAGAGTGGTTCCCTACTGCGGGCGAATTACTGTCTGTTGGTGTATATCATAAAGATATGGATAAACCTATTGAAGCTATCAATCAAATATCGGGTGATGGTGGTTCCAGGTTTATATACAATATGAATTCGCACAATGCAAATTTGTCCGGACTGGAATTTGAGATTCGCAAGAATCTTACTTTTTTAGGGGATGGTAAAGCATTGGAAAATATATACCTGTCTGGTAATGCAACATTTAATGATACTAAGGTAACATCATATGTTAATGCTGATGGAACCGGAGGTACATATAAAGCAGATAGACCGCTTTATGGACAAACTAATTATGCATATAATTTAGGAATTGACTACACAGGTGATCGTTTTGGTTTTAGCGCACGACACAATGCTTCGGGAGACCAGTATCTCCTTGTAGGTTTTGATTATGATGCAGAAGAGATCCGTATGCCATTTTCTACTACTGATGCACAGGTAAACTGGAAGTTTTTTAAAGATAAAAACCTTGATATTAAATTCAGTGTTAGAAATATTTTCGATAGTGTGTATGAAACCTATAATAATGCTAATAGCTATCGTGGTGAATTGAAAGAAGGTTACCAGTATGGAGATAATCCGAGGGACAGGTATACACTTACTCAGGGTGCAGGCAAAAAATATGATGAGCGCATAGACAGAGTAATGTTTAGATCTTGGGTGGGAAGAACAATGATGCTTTCAATCAACTACTCTTTTTAA
- a CDS encoding iron dicitrate transport regulator FecR has product MGNKEIEEEWNEIPYNGILPNEVKSRMWMNIRSETLDRRKRNYKWIAAACAILFISLMGYQSFTNSRFEKVEVIATNTYPDDVRLLRLPDGTRVWVNQNTHIEYAKEFIGNERKVTLNGEAFFEVAKDPSKPFVITSGDVTTTVLGTSFNVKAYLGKPAEIRVRTGKVKVEGNQNTVFLEKGYAAIALADNKIMQKQKILVLEPEWKKSLLDIDGLTLEQVIDRLSLDHTLSVEYNSEDLKGLKIKGTLDARQGVGDMLETIAFALNLTISTKSGNNYAISR; this is encoded by the coding sequence ATGGGGAACAAAGAAATTGAGGAAGAATGGAATGAAATTCCATATAATGGAATACTTCCTAATGAAGTTAAGTCACGTATGTGGATGAACATTCGCAGCGAGACTCTTGATAGGAGAAAACGCAATTATAAGTGGATCGCAGCAGCATGCGCCATACTATTTATATCTCTTATGGGTTACCAGTCTTTTACAAATTCACGTTTTGAAAAGGTAGAGGTAATAGCAACAAATACCTATCCGGATGATGTCAGGTTATTGCGTCTTCCAGATGGAACCAGAGTTTGGGTTAATCAAAATACGCACATTGAATATGCAAAGGAATTTATAGGTAATGAAAGAAAAGTTACACTAAACGGTGAAGCATTTTTTGAAGTAGCTAAAGATCCTTCAAAGCCTTTTGTAATCACTTCAGGAGATGTTACCACAACCGTTCTAGGTACATCTTTTAATGTAAAAGCTTATTTAGGTAAGCCGGCAGAGATTAGGGTAAGAACAGGTAAAGTAAAAGTAGAAGGTAACCAAAATACTGTTTTCTTAGAAAAAGGTTACGCCGCCATAGCACTTGCTGACAATAAAATAATGCAGAAACAAAAAATTTTGGTATTAGAACCTGAATGGAAAAAATCATTACTTGATATAGATGGCCTCACCTTAGAGCAAGTAATAGATAGACTTAGTTTGGACCACACTTTATCTGTGGAATATAATAGTGAAGACCTCAAAGGCTTAAAAATTAAAGGTACCCTAGATGCCAGGCAGGGAGTTGGTGATATGCTAGAAACCATTGCATTTGCATTAAATCTTACAATTAGCACGAAAAGTGGAAATAATTATGCTATAAGCAGATAA
- a CDS encoding RNA polymerase subunit sigma-24 yields MKTNLIIKLREGDDSCFKEIYELYHFKVYLFVNSYTDQPADTEDIVQNVFIHLWKYRKKIDAQVELDAVLFKSSRQEISRWYKKQNNFPSLEEKLREDIDIIPEWEEDISIKLRKIKILLNQIPEKRRKIFTLHKFEERSYKEIAVEMEMTPSAVANQISKTIQYLKENLVEDHCLFWFAFIFYFS; encoded by the coding sequence ATGAAAACTAATTTGATAATAAAGTTGCGTGAGGGAGATGATTCGTGTTTTAAAGAAATCTACGAACTCTATCATTTTAAGGTCTACCTTTTTGTAAATAGCTACACTGACCAGCCTGCAGATACGGAGGACATAGTGCAAAACGTTTTTATCCACCTTTGGAAGTACCGTAAAAAAATAGATGCTCAGGTTGAACTCGACGCTGTTTTGTTTAAAAGTTCAAGGCAAGAAATTTCCAGATGGTACAAAAAGCAAAATAATTTTCCTTCTCTGGAAGAAAAATTGAGAGAAGATATTGACATTATCCCTGAATGGGAAGAGGATATCAGTATCAAACTTAGGAAGATCAAGATCCTGTTAAACCAAATACCGGAAAAACGAAGAAAAATATTTACTCTCCATAAATTTGAAGAAAGGAGCTATAAAGAAATAGCAGTGGAAATGGAAATGACTCCTAGTGCCGTTGCCAATCAGATATCAAAAACCATTCAGTACCTTAAAGAAAATTTAGTAGAAGACCATTGTTTGTTTTGGTTTGCGTTTATATTTTATTTCAGTTAA
- a CDS encoding MFS transporter — protein sequence MLKKLTSEVNHFKSQTHNFKILIWTNLVYALVQPVIDIFVAAYIMRNSDDTSKVVIYQLAIYTGIPLTFLINGFLLKYVNIRKLYAIGMMLSGISMIIMMSLKNLDLFGIGVAGITMGLSFGLYWSNRDYLAVSVTNDENRNYYYGLETFIYTIIAIVVPAAIGWFIQSKSGDDQKHGAYVIITGIVFVITFLASLVCFKGKFENPVQKKYIFFKFHPLWYKLLSLAMFKGLAQGFLVTAPAMLIFKILGEEGALGNALSVGAILAAVVIYFIGRLSKPSDRIKTFSAGLILFALGACLNGLLYNQTGVIIFLLLLLIAKPLMDLAYYPIQLRVIDIVSRIEKRGEFTYILNHESGLYMGRLIGAGTFLVLYFVVSEDFALRYAIGIIAILQLCSIFISKRIIAHGNKIAPDTAEVPKEKAMEETAANLV from the coding sequence ATGTTAAAGAAACTTACATCTGAAGTTAACCATTTTAAAAGCCAGACCCATAATTTCAAGATACTTATTTGGACGAATCTGGTATATGCACTGGTGCAGCCGGTCATCGACATTTTTGTTGCTGCCTATATAATGCGGAACTCTGACGATACCTCAAAAGTTGTAATTTACCAACTGGCTATATATACCGGTATTCCGCTGACCTTTTTGATAAACGGCTTTTTATTGAAATACGTTAACATAAGAAAACTGTATGCTATAGGGATGATGCTTAGCGGCATATCCATGATCATTATGATGTCGCTAAAGAATCTTGACCTTTTTGGAATAGGCGTGGCAGGCATTACTATGGGGCTTTCTTTCGGGCTGTACTGGTCAAACCGGGATTATCTTGCCGTATCGGTTACGAATGATGAAAACAGGAATTATTACTATGGCCTTGAGACCTTTATCTATACCATCATAGCTATTGTAGTTCCGGCGGCAATTGGCTGGTTCATACAATCGAAGTCTGGAGATGACCAAAAGCATGGAGCGTATGTAATAATTACAGGTATTGTCTTTGTAATTACCTTTTTAGCTTCGTTAGTGTGCTTTAAGGGGAAATTTGAGAATCCTGTGCAAAAAAAGTACATCTTTTTCAAATTTCACCCATTGTGGTACAAATTACTATCATTGGCAATGTTTAAAGGTCTGGCTCAGGGTTTCTTAGTTACTGCACCGGCTATGCTTATCTTTAAGATACTAGGTGAAGAAGGGGCATTAGGAAATGCGTTATCGGTAGGGGCAATCCTCGCTGCTGTCGTTATCTATTTTATCGGTCGTTTATCCAAGCCGTCGGACAGAATCAAGACGTTCTCAGCAGGACTTATATTATTTGCCTTGGGCGCTTGCCTGAACGGATTGCTTTATAACCAGACGGGAGTTATCATTTTCCTCTTGTTATTGCTTATAGCCAAGCCCCTAATGGACCTTGCCTATTATCCAATACAATTGCGCGTCATAGATATAGTATCGCGCATTGAAAAGAGAGGGGAATTTACTTATATATTAAACCACGAGTCGGGTTTATATATGGGCAGGCTCATAGGTGCGGGAACATTCCTGGTTTTATATTTTGTGGTTTCAGAAGATTTCGCACTTCGCTACGCCATCGGCATTATCGCAATTCTTCAGTTGTGCTCTATTTTTATCAGCAAAAGAATTATTGCCCATGGTAACAAGATAGCCCCGGATACTGCGGAAGTACCCAAAGAAAAAGCAATGGAAGAAACTGCAGCAAATTTAGTTTAA
- a CDS encoding glycosidase, producing MKDIAKRFAQNPLLSPKDIPSSSDGLEITCLLNPGVFTFQDKTWLIVRVAERPHQKEGIISFPVLTQTGSITIMEIATDDPQLVATDARVINYRGSDYLTTLSHLRLMCSDDGVTFYEPENYPLLVGEGLLETFGIEDCRVTLIEGTYYLTFTSVSDNGVGVGLRTTNNWKQFDKHGMILPAHNKDCAIFEQRINGLYYALHRPSSVDIGGNYIWIASSPDCVHWGNHKCIIKTRKGNWDSKRVGAGAAPIKTEKGWLEIYHGANENHQYCLGAFLLDLNDPSKVVARTEDPIMVPTADYEISGFFGNVVFTNGHIVEPDGDTVRVYYGASDEFVCGANFSITEILSLLKYN from the coding sequence ATGAAAGACATTGCAAAACGCTTTGCCCAAAATCCTCTACTTTCTCCAAAAGATATACCCTCGAGTAGCGATGGACTTGAAATTACATGCCTGCTTAACCCGGGTGTGTTTACCTTCCAGGATAAAACATGGCTTATTGTCCGCGTTGCAGAAAGGCCGCATCAAAAAGAGGGGATTATCTCGTTCCCTGTACTTACTCAGACCGGAAGTATTACCATTATGGAAATTGCCACTGATGATCCGCAACTGGTTGCCACCGACGCCAGGGTAATTAATTACAGAGGTAGCGACTATTTGACCACCCTGTCACATCTTCGACTTATGTGCAGCGACGACGGGGTTACATTCTACGAGCCGGAAAATTATCCCTTGCTGGTAGGCGAAGGCCTATTAGAAACATTTGGTATAGAAGACTGCCGTGTTACCCTGATCGAGGGTACATATTACCTGACTTTTACCTCGGTCTCAGATAACGGTGTCGGAGTTGGCCTGCGTACTACAAACAACTGGAAACAATTTGATAAGCACGGCATGATACTGCCTGCCCATAATAAAGATTGCGCCATTTTCGAACAAAGGATTAACGGCCTTTATTACGCTCTCCACCGTCCAAGCAGTGTCGATATTGGCGGTAACTACATCTGGATAGCGTCATCCCCTGACTGTGTTCACTGGGGTAACCATAAGTGCATAATAAAAACACGAAAAGGGAATTGGGACAGTAAGAGGGTAGGAGCGGGAGCCGCTCCTATTAAGACAGAAAAAGGCTGGCTTGAAATTTATCACGGTGCCAATGAAAATCATCAGTATTGCCTGGGGGCTTTTTTACTGGATTTGAATGATCCCTCTAAAGTAGTGGCAAGAACAGAAGATCCTATTATGGTGCCAACGGCAGACTATGAAATAAGCGGTTTTTTTGGCAATGTAGTGTTTACCAACGGGCATATTGTGGAGCCTGACGGCGATACAGTAAGGGTATATTATGGTGCATCTGACGAATTTGTTTGTGGTGCCAATTTTTCTATTACAGAGATACTTTCACTTTTAAAATATAACTAA